In the Candidatus Poribacteria bacterium genome, AGTGTTAACTCGTGCGTCAATTCCGTTGACAATGCGACGAATTTCTTCGCGTCCGCTTCCACAAAGAAACCCTCCCGATTCTGGGTCTGCACATCAACTTCGGACGGCTCAAGGGTGTAAGTTTCTCCTGACGCTTCAACCTGTAAACTGCCGGCGGCTTCCAACGCCGCTTTCAAGGCGACTGCGTCTGCGGTGGCGAATGCTTTGGCGATGGCTTGCACACCCTTACCGTATTTGGGTCCCAGTACCTTGAAGTTGGGTTTGAGTGTCACCTGCGCGAAAGCGTCCAAGCTCTCTGTGAAGTCGATCGCTTTGACGTTGAGTTCATCGTGGATGAGGTCTGCCAAACGCTTCACAGTCGCTTTCTCCGCATCGGAAAGCCCACCGAGGGTAATCTCCGCCAAGGGTTGGCGCGTCTTAATGCCGGAACGGTTGCGCGCTGCATGCCCCATGCTGATGACTTCGCGTGTGAAATCCATATCGGCTTCTAACTGGGCATCTTTGAGTGCGGCATCCGCAACCGGATATTTCGCGAGATGCACACTGAGGGGTGCCTTAGTATCCAACGAACATACCAAGTTACGATAGAGTTCATCCGCCAAAAACGGAACGAAGGGGGCGGCGAGTTTCGCAACGGTTCTGAGGACCTCATAAAGCGTGGCGTAGGCAGCATGCTTGTCAGGTCCGGCTTCCGCGCCCCAGAAGCGGTCGCGGGAGCGGCGGACATACCAGTTGCTGAGGTCGTCCACAAACGCCTCAATGGCGCGCGGTGCATTCGTGAGATGATAATTTTCCATCTCGTCGCGCACGCTGTCAGTGAGGGTGTGGAGACGAGACAAGATCCACCTGTCTATCGTGGCGCGTTCTGTAACAGGCGGCGCATCTTGTAAGACATCGATCTGCTCAAGGTTGGCATACATGACGAAGAAACTATAGACGTTCTGGAGCGTTCCCATGAACTTCTTCATTGCTTCATCAATGCCCTCCGGTTTGAAAGCGCGGGGTGTCCACGGTGTGGTTGCGGTGAACATATACCAGCGCATTGCATCGGCACCTTGTCCGTTCAGAATTGTCCACGGATCCACTGTGTTGCCTCGACTCTTGCTCATCTTTTGGCCGTCGGGTCCCATAATTAACTCAAGACAGAGGCAGTTTTTGTAGGCGGGTTTGTCGTAGAGGAGTGTCCCCGTCGCTAAAAGACTGTAGAACCATCCACGGGTCTGATCGATGGCTTCGGAGATGAAATCCGCCGGATACGCCTGTTCCAGCATCTCCTTGTTCTCAAAAGGATAGTGCCACTGTGCAGTATGCGCACAACCCGAGTCGAACCAGCAATCAATGACATCTTGGACGCGATACATCGTGCCGCCGCATTTCTCACAGGCGAGGGCAACGTCGTCTACATAAGGACGGTGGAGTTCAATATCATCTGGCACATCCGTCCCGAGTTCCTGCAATTCGGCGATACTGCCGACACAGTGCGTATGTCCGCAGTCGTCACACACCCAGACTGGCAAGGGAGTGCCCCAATAGCGTTCACGACTCAATCCCCAGTCGATATTGTTTTCCAGCCAGTTGCCGAAACGTCCGTCTTTGATATGCTCTGGATACCAGTTGATTTGCTGATTGTGCTGATGCATCTGATCCCGGATGGCGGTCGTCTTGATGAACCACGATTCACGGGCATAGTAGAGCAAGGGGTTATCACACCGCCAACAGAACGGATATTGGTGCGTATACTCGGCAGCCTTAAATAACAGTCCACGTCCGTCCAAGTTTTCGATGATCTTCGGATCGGCGTCTTTGACGTATTCACCCACCCACGCATCTGTAACTTCTGGGACAAACCTGCCGTCGGGACCGACCAATTGCACGAGCGGCAGCCCGTATTTCTGTCCGATTTCGTAGTCATCCTGTCCAAAAGCGGGAGCGATATGGACCAAGCCACTCCCTTCTGTCGTCGTCACGAAATCACCGGGGACGATGTAGTGGGATCTTTCCGGATGCTGTCCGCCATCGAACAAGGGTTCGTAGTCCCAGTCTTGGAGGTCACTGCCTTTATAGTTTTCGACGATTTTCGGGGGATCTTCTCCGAATAAACTGGGTATACACTCTTTTGCGAGAATGAGATGCCGTCCGTCGGCTTCTTCAACGGAAACGTAATCGTAATCTTCACCGACAGCGACAGCGACGTTAGAGGGCAGCGTCCATGGGGTCGTCGTCCAGACGAGTAGGTAGGTATTCTCTCTGTTTTTCAGCGGGAAGCGAACGAAGATAGACGGGTCGGAGACTTCTTGGTAACCCTGCGCGACTTCGTGGCTCGCTAAGGTTGTGCCGCACCGATAGCAATACGGTTGGACCTTGTGCCCTTGATACAGGAGTTCCTTATCCCAGGCTTGCCGGAGGACCCACCAAACGCTTTCAATGTAATCGTTCGACAGCGTGATGTAAGCATCATCCAGATCAACCCAATATCCGATACGTTCTGTCATCTGTCGCCAATCCTGCTCGTATTGGAAGACGTTCTCCTTACATTTTTCGATGAAGTTCTGAACGCCGTAAGCCTCGAGTTCGGCTTTGTTTGTAATATTGAGTTGCTTTTCGACCTGATATTCAACGGGAAGTCCGTGTGTGTCCCAACCGGCTTTGCGGTGGACGTAATGCCCCGTCATCGTCTTGTAACGGCAGACGGCATCTTTCATGATACGTGCGAGGACGTGATGCACGCCGGGCGGTGCATTCGCAAACGGGGGTCCTTCGAGAAAAACAAACGGCGGCGCGTCTTTGGACATCTCCATACTTTTCTGAAAGATGTCGTTTTCACGCCAGAATTCCAAGATATGTTTTTCCCTTTCAGCAAACGTGAATTGGGAGGATACCTCTTCAAAC is a window encoding:
- a CDS encoding isoleucine--tRNA ligase, with product MFEEVSSQFTFAEREKHILEFWRENDIFQKSMEMSKDAPPFVFLEGPPFANAPPGVHHVLARIMKDAVCRYKTMTGHYVHRKAGWDTHGLPVEYQVEKQLNITNKAELEAYGVQNFIEKCKENVFQYEQDWRQMTERIGYWVDLDDAYITLSNDYIESVWWVLRQAWDKELLYQGHKVQPYCYRCGTTLASHEVAQGYQEVSDPSIFVRFPLKNRENTYLLVWTTTPWTLPSNVAVAVGEDYDYVSVEEADGRHLILAKECIPSLFGEDPPKIVENYKGSDLQDWDYEPLFDGGQHPERSHYIVPGDFVTTTEGSGLVHIAPAFGQDDYEIGQKYGLPLVQLVGPDGRFVPEVTDAWVGEYVKDADPKIIENLDGRGLLFKAAEYTHQYPFCWRCDNPLLYYARESWFIKTTAIRDQMHQHNQQINWYPEHIKDGRFGNWLENNIDWGLSRERYWGTPLPVWVCDDCGHTHCVGSIAELQELGTDVPDDIELHRPYVDDVALACEKCGGTMYRVQDVIDCWFDSGCAHTAQWHYPFENKEMLEQAYPADFISEAIDQTRGWFYSLLATGTLLYDKPAYKNCLCLELIMGPDGQKMSKSRGNTVDPWTILNGQGADAMRWYMFTATTPWTPRAFKPEGIDEAMKKFMGTLQNVYSFFVMYANLEQIDVLQDAPPVTERATIDRWILSRLHTLTDSVRDEMENYHLTNAPRAIEAFVDDLSNWYVRRSRDRFWGAEAGPDKHAAYATLYEVLRTVAKLAAPFVPFLADELYRNLVCSLDTKAPLSVHLAKYPVADAALKDAQLEADMDFTREVISMGHAARNRSGIKTRQPLAEITLGGLSDAEKATVKRLADLIHDELNVKAIDFTESLDAFAQVTLKPNFKVLGPKYGKGVQAIAKAFATADAVALKAALEAAGSLQVEASGETYTLEPSEVDVQTQNREGFFVEADAKKFVALSTELTHELTLEGLAREFVNKIQNMRKDADFNVSDRIKLSLSGTSPLLDEAFQAHRDYILRETLTTAVVDTPGENAFTLAQKLNGEPATLSVEQV